The genomic segment CCCCACTTGCCTTCACTACTTATCTGACCCCCCACATCATCCTGAGCCCCCTGTGGACAGATGACTGTACAGTTTTATCAAACttgaaaatactttttgtaaatagttttacagcaaaaaaaacaaacaactaattGTATTAGTATGCTTTAGACTTTCTAAATGTTGTTATATTGTGTATTTAAaattaaatgccaataaattcaatttaaaattttGTGCGTCAGTATTTCCACGTGCAGTGTAGGCGCTCACTTTATGTGTAACTTGCTGAAAAGGTTTTCGGTTCTAGTTGTCGGGGCTTTGGGGGTAAACTTGGACATTGTGCTGTGTTGcaacaaagaagaaaagcaTTTTGCGTTGCTGGCTTGAGCCTCTTGTCTTGGCCATCCCAAGTATGTGGAGCAAGTAGGAGGTAAACAAGAGCCCCATTCTGCTTTGTTTAAATTCATCATTCATCgtaagaggcagagagaaagcaTCCTGCAGACCGGATCTACACCCACTCAACTCAACCATCAGCTGGTTCATCAACatcactgttttttgtttttttttacatccattCAGCCTGCAAATGGATGCAATCAATACACCACTGATCCAGTACATACAATAGTGGTAAactgctttgtttttatttattgcaacATACCATGTCACAACTGTAAGTTAACCCTCCTTTAAAGTTGCTTTATGAAAATGATCTTGAGGGCAagaaataattgtattcattatatTATATCTATTATATATCGAAAGGTGTTTCTTACATTCTAACCCCCTCATGTTTGAAAATGGGGTGGGCAAAACATTAGAAACTAAAACAGTTAAATGTATACCTCTTTGATAGTGCCAATCAAAACTCAACATTATTATCTTTACAATCAAGCTGTTGTGTTGAATTGCATTTGATTTTACAGTTGTACCTAATAAAGTCACTGAGTgcagattttgtgtgtaaaatctgaaaagtagttttttttttatagatattGGAATTATATAGTGGTTGGAACAAGCGTTGTggagaaagaaaatacaataattccctcTAAAATGTTGTGAAGTAGACGTATAAAGCAATGTTAAGTAACTATGTTAAGGAGAGGGTTCCTGGATGAACAGGCAGTATCTCGTTCGTTGTTGCAAGTTTAATTCCAGGCTGACATTACATTTCAATAGCAATCCATTAAAATACATCCAGTAAGAAAACATTATTTAGGCATTCATTCAGTGTGCATCAAATtgctacatatacagtacatcatgtTCTTCAAGtcattctctttttctctttgctttAAGGTCGTGGGGCTGAATCCAGCTCCCACTTTTAAAGGTATTCTCCATACGGGAATTTGTATTGAACATTGTGACGTAAATGATATCAAGGTATGAAGTTGCTATTGCTGTACAGTGTACGTTGTACAGTGATCTGATGGTCCATCCTAGGTTTCATGCGTACCCAGATTGTCTGCTGCAGGGCAGGGTGAGATCATAAAATCACTAAGAGTCAGACCACTTCTCTCTACTCGTGAGTGGATGAGATGGATGCAGACCTTGGATGTGGTCTGGTTCGCCCTTTGAATGCTTTTATTGCCCTGAAACTGATAGCAGCACTGATGAGAAGTGCCAAAGACAGAGTTATGGTCAGGGTTAAAAAGATGAAAcaatggcgtgtgtgtgtgtgtgtgtgtgtgtgtgtgtgtgtgtgtgtgtgtgtgtgtgtgtgccctctaAGTGATGTTCTCCAGGATATAAAAGATAAGCTCCATCACCATAGGCTTGTCGCCTCTCTTCCGCCCCCTGCTGTGGATGACAGGGATCAGCACGCTATCCAGGGCGTTTAGGTACTGAGCTGGGAGGGGCTGCCCATTGCTCCCAGCTACAAATCCCACCTGCAAttacaaaacaaaccaacaggAGCTTGTGTTATAAACGTTACAACTATATGCATTATGTGAGTCATATTTTACATggtaaatttatttatttttggccaTGTGAGAGAGCATCTGAAACTTATCTTTAAAGTGTTAGGAGAGTGATACCTATTCTGTAGCATAGAAATAAATGTCTCTGCTAAATAAAGTATTGAAAGATGAGTActggtaaatatatatatatatatatatatatatatatcaaggTTCTAATGGCTTCATTTTATGCCTTTATGGGCTGATAATCCTACCCAAAACATTTCCGTAGACCTACATAAAacctataaaaaaaactttttttagtaGTTACCACATGTACCACATGCTATTTCCAGGAAATTAAACATTTCTGTAgcataacaattttttttaatggcagaaCACGTCAAAAAGCCACATTTCTGTCTTCACTCAATTCTGAACCAGTATGTACAGTTTATCTCTATTTCGGCTTTGTAGGGCAGTAGGCATGATGCAACCTTATTATGGGAGGTTAGTAACAATGTGTCGTTGTGACTCAGCCAGTGTTGCAGTAGATCAGTAGATAGGTCTTGTTCTCACTTTTTAAGGTAACGTCTCAGAATCGACTGCATTTTTCCTTGGCCTTGTCTAGGTCTCAGACtatttcaagaccacaactgctgGGAAATCATtaaattgcctgtgcattgtctgatttatttgttaacatcatactgtgattggatgtaaaacttcccgcttcaaatgcaaccaagaAATTGACTCATGTCAAATTTTAAATTCATGTTAACAGCTGTCAGTCCTTCACACGCAGTCAAAGAAAGTGAATGCgagagacaggagaagaagctgTGGCTGTCTGCTAGATCTTCTGTTGTGAAATTTGGCTAACTAAACCACAAAGAGTTGCAAAATAGCGtccaaaagaaaatacacagcAGTATTTAAACTCTGCAATGCATCGCTGACTGAGACGACTGGACCACGACAAACTTTTATCGGCACTTAGAAAGTAAGGATAAAGAAAAGTAAGCTAAGTGTAAGTGACGTTtgcaaagctagctagctaatggtagCAATCGGAACTCTTCAGGAATCTCTTTCCCCCTTACCCAAGGAAATTTAGCAATTATAAGCTATAAAAAAGGTGAATAAATAACATCTTCATttgatttctgtgtgtgtttttttgtgggaATGTGGATCTTTCAGATCAATTAGAGCAGTGCTTATGGTTTGCATGTTCCATGTTTTATCGTAAGTGTGTCATGCAGTGTGAGACtcgcactggtctggtcttggtcttgactcggtttcacccTTCCTTGGTCTTGGTATTGACTGTCTCAACCcttcaaagtcttggtcttgtctcagtctcgATACATTCTGGTCTTGGTCATGACTTGGTCTCGGGTTTAAGTGGTTTTGACTACAACACTAGACTCAGCTCAGTGATATTAAATACCAAACATCCTTTCTGACCTCTTGAGAGTGAAAAGCAACACGCAGACCCAGTTTGGCCATCCCGTCCTCTTTCAACAGTTTGAGGTGTGGACACAGTGCCAAGCAAAACGCCCGGGCGATCCGCTCCGTTAACCGGTCGTGTTCAGCAGAGTCACTCGCTCCTCCTTTGGGATGATCCCTCCTCTGCAGGAAGAACACCTGCacgacacatacacagagatgTGATGGGAGGAGAAGACAGTTTCAGACGGACTAATGTTGATATTTTTTAAGCAGATCATCATATGTACTTCTGTCCAGCGGATAATCTTCCCGTTTTCTTTGTACTCTGACTTCTGAAACATCTTCGTACTGCTGATGGACTCCATGGATTTCCCATCGATGGGGCTAATAACTCTGGaggatacaaacacacattacagGTACCAGTCATTTACAACATACGTAGATCAGAAATTGAAATGCAGTTGttatatgttattattatattgttgtCTTTGAGCTCCAGAGCTTCATTCTGCCACATGAACATCAAACAGGGACACGCTCACCCCTTATTCACAGCGCATTTCTCCTCCACCCACTGTACACAAACACGTTCCTGGCTGTCTGATTGGTCAAGACGTCCACAGGTGACAGTGTAGTCTTTCATCTCCCGTAGCGACCTTCGGAGCTCCGCCATGGTTTCCACGGTGATCTGCACCATCAGCCCATCTGGGGAGAGGGGACAGCGATACAGGaaaaacacgcacacaaacagacacacacacacacatatacacactcacatgcatcAACATGTACACACGCCTAGACAAACAGTCTGTTAaaatgtacacagacacacacatacaaagatcaATACATTCTGAATCAACCAGTTTTAAAGCAGGGGTGTTAACATGCACTActtagtaaaaaaaattatgtcAACAATGAATTTCCTGCAGGGCAGGAAAAAGTCAAGGTGAACCTGAGTCCCCTCTGAGCGGACATCCTACCTTCTACGATGCTGGACTTTGCAAGGTATCCTGCAGATGCTTTGAGTGCACTGCTGAATATAAAAAAGCATGATCCGGTGACtgcaataaaagaaagaaagcataaTTAAAGACACTCTGTGGCTTCAATCCTGTTACAATCTTTATTATAGTGACAAGAAAAAATGATCATGTAGTGCAATCTAGTGTTATAAAAAGGAAGGTGAACTTCTTTGGTCCTGTGGGCCACTTGAGCTCTTTGTTCCGCTTTGGGAAGTTTTAAAAGCTAAATACTGTTGAATCATGTCATCTATATTCTTTATCTGCTTCTTCCAATACAATTAAATCCATTTTGGCTGCACATTTATTTGTAATGGTGGAgtcaatgtaaatatatgtttcACCCCTTATAGTCCCCCCTTGTGGCAATTCACATTTCTGATTGCAATGAATGTCCTCCACTACTACTTGATTGTGTTACATTAAGTCCAGACTCTGATATCTTGATGTCGCTCACAGTATGCTGTGATGGCCCACCTTTGCGCGGCTGATTGTGGATGCTGATGGCTTGGGTCTGGTACTGGCCATCCTCTCCTTGCACACAGATGAGGTGAGAGTCTGCAGTCTCATTGAAGCACGCCCCAATGGCAAGCACATGCTCATTGGATTTATTCAAAGCCTTCATTAGCTAACGAGAGGGAAGGATGACAACAAAAAATAGcataaacattattattaactcTGTGATGCATTTAAAATCGTAGTCTTACCTCATTATACCCAGTGGTCGGTATCTTTATGCAGGTCCTCTGAGCTTCTAGATCCACAGTGAGCCCTGGCACCATTGGTAGGCTGTAACGGTAATTCCTAAAGTCCTGGAACAGGATGGGAGGAACAGGTCAACATCAGTTATGGGAAGTTTGGTCAAAGTTAAAACACCAAAATTAACTTTTAATGGTgggaaatgtgtttgttttttttaacaacaccaAACAGAAGTAGTTACAAAATGTCATACTCACAACTAACAGTCTCATTATGGTGTGGCCAATTTCCCCAAACAAGGGCTTCCTTAAGCGCACACTGTACAGAGGACACGGGTAAACTggaacaaaaaagaaagtgggTAACTGAAGAGGAAACCTCTAGCATTATCGATGTAGTATTTAATACCGGGGCCTGGCTTACATCTGTATTCGGCCCCCAATCGCAGCATGAGACGCAAAGGAAAGGCTTTGGCCCAGGTCACCTCTGCTCTGTGGACCAGCAGGCCAAAGAGGTAGGGCTGGTTTGGCAGAGGTAGACCTTGAAGGGACTGGAGAGTGGAGCGTATGTACAGGAAGCCTGCATGCTCCTCGCTGCCTAGGAAACTACTGCCAAACAAGGATAGCGACAGGTGTTTCACAACCTTTCCTGCAGAAACGCACAGGGAAAAGGACACGTGTAACTGTagcaacaaaaaacactttgaGGGAGATGACAGTCAGTACATGGTAGGCAGTTGGAGGTGGGGTGGATTAGAGTCTAAACATAGGCAAAATTCTATACAACATATCTCTACTTTACTAtactatctgtgtgtgtgtgtgtgtgtgtgtgtgtgtgtgtgtgtgtgtgtgtgtgtgtgtgtgtgtgtgtgtgtgtgtgtgtgtctctgacctgTGAGGGTGTCCCTGTACAGCTGGATGAAGTGGCTAAAAATGTCTTTGGGGAAGCTTTTCTCTTCAGGAAGGCACTGCAGCAgcaccaccacctccacctgGCCCACAGCATGCATTCCCTTTGTCGTCACACACCAGCACTTCCTGTTAACATCTGTCACAC from the Sander vitreus isolate 19-12246 chromosome 9, sanVit1, whole genome shotgun sequence genome contains:
- the zfyve9b gene encoding zinc finger FYVE domain-containing protein 9, whose product is MFPLETDEGDNPSLQDTKHHWLNRPCLLVLKDGDVSKPGLACGQIRPESPSKTSSDTSVRSSFGPCEQKPSEHPAKTASPSQLEEGSCTVTAISTWGESCFGESSSPLVLSPAEAAWPEEEDEEVAEEKKKPTHALLSKEDSVVEEKELEESRLEQQEQSCSSEATAAPSTLSHEETHGQFKMVRSKGGDEMNSSKAQAASGDGAMGDCAASPLDPDNESQLSPVGILSKDRGTVLGEVAPVWVPDAQAQVCMKCGVKFTFTKRRHHCRACGKVFCALCSNLKFRLTHLDGKEGRVCVSCHSTLLKSTPPRGKRRVWFAEDMLPNKQSESAPTTPVRGFSPLIRRALDGRVRSPVGSPQIRRALRPHGTNINEACGPYGWGTTALVSSSANLIPLDGLPPILTSTGVKGDYTVEEQPSEMLLIQELESGRPKPLVFVLNANLLAMVKLVNYVNRKCWCVTTKGMHAVGQVEVVVLLQCLPEEKSFPKDIFSHFIQLYRDTLTGKVVKHLSLSLFGSSFLGSEEHAGFLYIRSTLQSLQGLPLPNQPYLFGLLVHRAEVTWAKAFPLRLMLRLGAEYRFYPCPLYSVRLRKPLFGEIGHTIMRLLVDFRNYRYSLPMVPGLTVDLEAQRTCIKIPTTGYNELMKALNKSNEHVLAIGACFNETADSHLICVQGEDGQYQTQAISIHNQPRKVTGSCFFIFSSALKASAGYLAKSSIVEDGLMVQITVETMAELRRSLREMKDYTVTCGRLDQSDSQERVCVQWVEEKCAVNKGVISPIDGKSMESISSTKMFQKSEYKENGKIIRWTEVFFLQRRDHPKGGASDSAEHDRLTERIARAFCLALCPHLKLLKEDGMAKLGLRVAFHSQEVGFVAGSNGQPLPAQYLNALDSVLIPVIHSRGRKRGDKPMVMELIFYILENIT